The Thermomonospora curvata DSM 43183 DNA segment GCCGCGGTGCGGGCCGGGCCGGCTTCCGAAGAGCCGGCCGGCCCGGCCACGGCGTGTCCCCGTCCCTAAGCACGCCGGTCCGGCGCGGCCCGCGGGCCGCGCCGGACCGGGGCATGCGGGCCGTCAGGCCGCGCAGAGCGTGGGCTTGCCGATGAGGCGGTAGACGCAGTCGGCGTACTCCAGCAGCCGCAGCACCGCCTCACGGTTGCGGGAGGTCTCCCGTGCGATGACCTCAACCGGCGGGTAGAAGCCCGGGCCGGCGGAACGCGGGTACATCTCGAAGGTGTAGCTGAAGATCTTGTAGTTGCCCCACAGCCAGTCGTTGATCGACCCGTCGGTGATGTACAGGTCGCTGGCCTGCTGGGGGGTGTAGCCGTTGGTGGCGGCCATGCTCTGGCCGAGGGCGGCCAGCGCGTTGCGGTCGTCTTGGGTCAGGCCGGGCGCGGTGTCGGCGTAGGTGTACCCGTACGGCCACAGGATCAGTTCGCTGTAGGTGTGGAAGTCGATGGCCGCTTTGATCTGCTGGCGTCCGCCGATCACCCGGCTGCGCACGAAGTCGGCCACCGCGCGCACCTCGGGGGCGGACTCGGCCGACGGGCCGCGGTAGGTGGCGCTGGAGGGGCCGGCGGAGGACCCGCCGCAGCAGCCCCACCGGTAGGCCCAGTTGCGGTTGAGGTCCGTGCCCACGGCGCTGGAGCCGGGGGTGGGCTGGCGGTTCTTGCGCCAGGACCGGTAGGAGCCGGTGGCGATGTCGTATTCGCCGCCGTCGGGGTTGAGGTCCGGCAGGATCCAGATCTCCCGGCTGTTGACCAGGCCGGTGATGCGCGGGTCGCCGCCGTAGCCCTCGGTCAGTTCCTTGAGCAGGTAGACCGCCATCTCCACGGTCAGGTGCTCGCGGGCGTGCTGGTGGTGGGTGAACAAGACCTCCGGTTCGGCCTCGTCCACGCCGGCGTTGTCGCTGATCTTGACGGCCATGATGGCGCGGCCCTGGTAGGACCGGCCGATCACGTACTTGCGGACGATGGCCGGGTGGTCGGCGGCCACCTGGTCCACCAGCGCGGTCAGCTCGGCGAAGTTGTGGTAGCCGGAGTCGGCGGGCGGGAAGTCCAGGGCGGTGACCCGGTCGGGGGCCGTCTCCTGGGGCAGGCGGGTGACGGTGAAGCCGAGCCGCCGCACCTTCGCCGCCTCCCGTTCGGTGGCGGTGATGACCAGGTGCCGTCCGTGCACCTCGTCGATCGCCGCGCCGGTGCGGGCGATCCGGGTGCGGTCGGCGGCGTTCCGCACCCCGGTGACGTCGTAGGCGCGGGTGTCGTGGGGTGCGACCGTTCGGGCCGAGGCGCCGGTGGCGGCGAACGTGCTCAGCAGCAGGACGCACAGGCCGAGCAGGGCGGGCAGGGGTCTCCTTCGCAAGGCGGCCTCCAACGGCGGGGGTGACCGTGGGACGGCGCCAGCGTAAATTCGATCAGTTGAGATGGAAAGCAATAAGAGTTAAGCAAATAGCAAGTTCCGGACGCGCCCGTAGGTCGGTTCGTAATGCCCGCTTCGATCTCCGGGGTGTTTGCGCGGGCC contains these protein-coding regions:
- a CDS encoding M14 family metallopeptidase, which codes for MRRRPLPALLGLCVLLLSTFAATGASARTVAPHDTRAYDVTGVRNAADRTRIARTGAAIDEVHGRHLVITATEREAAKVRRLGFTVTRLPQETAPDRVTALDFPPADSGYHNFAELTALVDQVAADHPAIVRKYVIGRSYQGRAIMAVKISDNAGVDEAEPEVLFTHHQHAREHLTVEMAVYLLKELTEGYGGDPRITGLVNSREIWILPDLNPDGGEYDIATGSYRSWRKNRQPTPGSSAVGTDLNRNWAYRWGCCGGSSAGPSSATYRGPSAESAPEVRAVADFVRSRVIGGRQQIKAAIDFHTYSELILWPYGYTYADTAPGLTQDDRNALAALGQSMAATNGYTPQQASDLYITDGSINDWLWGNYKIFSYTFEMYPRSAGPGFYPPVEVIARETSRNREAVLRLLEYADCVYRLIGKPTLCAA